Genomic window (Phocoena phocoena chromosome 20, mPhoPho1.1, whole genome shotgun sequence):
taaaaataacaagtaGGACCAAGAAATAGATATCAGACAGTGATAAATGCAGTAAAGTCAGTAACTCAGGATAATGTGAGTGAGTATATCAGAGGGAGGCAGTTTTGGACTGGGCTGAGGAGAAAGCCCCATGAGCGAATGAAATTTAAGTCACAGGCAGCCTGAAAGATGAGGAGTCAGCCATGTGAGAATCTAGAAGAAAAGGGTCCAAGAAAAGGGGGCAGTAAGTCCAAAGGATCAGAGGGCAAGATCTTAGCAAGTTGTTGAAAGTACAAAGGAAGAATAAAGTGAGAAGGATGGGGTGCCGGGCAGGAGTTGGGGGCAGATGAGCTTTGGCAGATGGACAAGTGTCAGATCGGGCAGGGCCTTGCCGGCCACGGGGACACCTTGAGTTTTATTCTGAGAGCCACGCATGAGCAGCAATTGGAGGCCTCTATgcagaaaaatagaattacatttttaaaatactgccaTGTATAAATATCTATAGGGTGTGAgatactgttctaagtgttttgtaTGTATAGTATtaaactcacttaatcctcatgacagcATGAAGATGCGttagcccatttttttttttttttttggtcagaaaactaaagcacagagaagttgagTTGTACAGTGTAAGCCAGGATTCAGTCCCAGTTACCGTGACTGCTGCCTCCTGGAAACCCTTGTGGTTAGTCCAGTGGAGGAGAAGGTCTAGATACGGTGATTCTCAGCCCTCTAAGCTCCCCAACACATGGGAGCTGTAACAGAATAAAGTGCCCAAATGCACTGGCATTTTTAGAAGCTCCTCAGTGAAGCCAGATCTCAGTGCAGTTGAGAATCTTCAGACTAGAGACTTTTGAAGATTCCCCAGGGTTCCACAACTCTGTCCTCACACCGCCATTTCTATTGCAGGCGGCATGGGATGGCTCCTGGTTACCGCCGCGGCCTCCCACCCAGGCTGTCTCAGAGCCCAGGCATCCTGCCTCTCGCCAGCCACCACTCCTTCCCAAGAACCTGGCTTCCCACGCTGGTCTCTGCCCTGGGTACTCAGGTGTCTTGTTCCAcctctgcttcctttctttcctcgGAGTCTCAGCTGCCAgtctccacctccctccccagcatcCTGTACCAAACTACTGCACACCACATGAATcatgcttccttccctcctttctcttctgcagTGAGGTAACCGATTGAGAGAGCGAGCGTGCCCGTCTATCTAGTTTTGAGAGGGAGTCTGGGGTCCGCACCAGGGGTCAGAAGACCGTATTGATGAGGGTTGGCCCATGTCACTTGacagctctgagcctcagttttccgtGCTGTTAAGCAGGGAGAAGACAATGTGCTGTGCTTCCTATCGGAAACCTCAAGACGCCCCTATTATCTGATGCTCGCCTATCTTCCAGCCATCACTCTGGCCCAGTCACCCTGGCCTTTCTGGTCCTTGTGCAAATTCATCTCGTTCAAGCCTTGCACTTGCCTTGAACCCTTTGCTCGgaacattcccccccccccccccccccccccccagttctTGGCTTGCGTGATTCCTTCTTGTCATTCTGGCCTCAGCTCAAAAGGCACCTTCCAGTGGCCTTCCCAAGCCACTCATTCATTCCTCAAAGTCATCTCCTGCCCCGACTCTGTCTTACTGTCTTCACAGTCGTTAGCGTCTTCTCAGAGTGTCTGTTGATTGACTCCCTGTCTTCCTCTCCCACTGGAATGTGAGCTGCATGAGAGCAGGGTCTTGTCCTTGTTCACTGCCACGTCTTtagcacctagaacagggcctgacGCGTAGTAGGCCTCCATACACCTTTGTGGATGAATGAATGCCCGCGTATGATGACGTGGTGTCTGACGTGGCACTTTAGAAACTCGAGCCTGCTGTACGTGAGTGTGGGCTTTTTACTGAAAACATCTGGATTTGGGAGCAGTATGTTTACTTTCCTAACGCTGTTTCCTAGAGGCTGATTGCAGCTTAGGCTGACAGACAGCAGGGGACAACGTTTGGGGAGAGGGAGCCCGAGGTTAGGATAGAGCTGAGGCTCGCCCCTCCTTGGGTGAGCTGCTGGTGGACAGCTGACCACAGCCTGCCTTGGTTCCCCACCCCTTCACATCCTCTCCCTTATCAGACATTGGAAACTTTGCCAAGTAGGTTACTGGACTACTGCATCTGAGGGCTTAGAGACCTTTGTCCCAATTTCCTGGTTGAATGTGCAACTTGTAGATGAGAAATGTCCTCATTTCCGGtgactagagaaaaataaagaaaaggaaaataacggGGCAAAAGTATTTAACCACAGCAGGTAGAGAAagctgaaaagagagagagagagagagagagaactaacAGAAACCTGAAGGTAAGGGGCAGGTGAGTTAAAGGGAGTGGAGTTGCAACCCTGGCCGTGTAGTTACCTTTAGACTGTCTCCGGGCCCACCCATGCCTGCTTTCTCTAACTGCAGCGATCCCCACAAAAGCACACTACATGTAAGCTCTGGCTGTGTGGTCAGTTGAGAATTTCTGGGGAAGCGTCTCTTCCAGAAAGGGGAAGTGAAACAGTGAATGCCAGTTTCCCCTTTCCTGCTGGTCGGGCCCCCAGGTCAGCCTCAGCCAGCTCCCTCTACCCCTGTTTCCTGGTAGCGGCTGTAGGCTGCTGTCTGTGTTATTCATTAACCAGGCACTAATATTTCTGTTTACCCATCTGTCATCCCGCAGGGGATTCAGAGGAGCCCCGCAATCTAAGCAGCCACCCGGATGCGCTTGGATCAGGCCCAGCCAGCCACATTTAGCTAGTGTTTATCGCGTTGAGAGTCCTGCGCCAGAGGCTTGTGCGATCTGTAGCCAGGGAGAGAGAACGTTTTCTCAAGTAGGATGGGGCCAGTCTGCCACCTGAGCATGTGTGCTGAGCGGTGCCTCCAGTGACGTGCTTGAGCTGGCTTGCAAGAGATGATTATTAGCATCGCTTGCCAGACCCATGTTCAAGTGTCTTCACATCGGTAGAAACTGGCCCTGGAAGGAGTGTGTGTGCCACAGAATTTGGCAAGTACCGCAAATCAGGGCCTTTGCTAGCCTCCAACCCCCGCCCCCTGTGCCCTCATCCGAAGAACCAGCATACACTGGGGACCTCTGTTTATCAAAGGCCTCCTCCTCCTTGGTTCTTGGATGGCCAATTCTAACGAAAGAGGAAACAGTCCCACTTTCAGGGAGCTCCCAGCCTGATGACAGCCCTCCGTGTTTGCTAGAATACTTTATGGTTCTTAACTCTGTTGTACATATTATCTACTTGATCCTAACAGCCATCTCCAGTGGTAAGCACAGATACCAGAGGGATCATCTTAAAACGGAAATCAGATGATTTCACTGTCTTGCTTAAAACCCTTGAATAGCTTCAAAAGCTCTGGCAATAAACTCATACTTCTATCTGGGGCCTAAAACACTTAGCGTCGTCCGGTCCCCCTGACTTCCTTGACTTCCTCTTTCACTCTCTCCCCATTTCACAATATCCCAGCATCAACTTCACCTGAGACTGTTAGAAATACAAACTCTTGGGCCCTGTCCCAGACCTACTGATTCTGAAACTGTGGGGAGGGAAGACTGTAATCTATGCTTCAGCAACTGCCCCCTGTGGTTCTACTAGATGCCTGACTTTGCAGACCACTGCTCTGTCCCCACACTGAGATGGGGGCAgcatctctctgcctctgagaTGCTAAGGTTTTCTGCctcctcagggcttttgcacctGTGGTTACTGTTTCCAGAACGCTCTTCGCATGGGTTATGTGGTCAGTTGAGAATTTCTGAGGAAGGGACACGACAGCATCTTTTCCAGAAAGGGGAAGTGAAATAGTCAATGGAAACTCCTTCTCATTGTTCAGGTCTCAGCTGACGACCACTGACTCTGGAGAATCTTCTAAACCCTCTCAATCCCTCATTACACTTTCTCCCATATCCCTATTTTGGTCCATTTGTAAAAGCCATTTGCCACATTCTGAAATTCTTCAAAATTCTTGTTGCTTGTTTACTAACTATTTTTTTTCCACTAGAATGGAAGCCCCAAGAGGGCAGGTACCTTGTCTCTTATATGCTCTGCATCCCCAGCCCCTAGAAAACTATCTGGCttatagtaaatatataattaGATAAACATCAGTACATATTTGGTGAACAAATGAATTGTTAATTTCCCAGTAAAGAGATGGGCTATGTATCAAATGACTTGATGGAGATCAAATACTTGTTAGTGAGTAGCTAAAACTTCACCCTGAAAGTCTCAGACCAGGTCCAGAAAGTTTCTTGCACTTTTTAGCAAGTGCGGCCGTGTCCCTAAAACCCTGGGAATCTCTGAGTTGGAAGGATTCTGGTAGGTAACTGGTTCAGCCCTTATCAGATGTGTGAGTTTCCTCTGTGTTCTAAGATGAGTGTCTTCTACTTCAAAATTCCTGGAGACTGGGGAGTGATTACCTTGGTTAAGTGATTACCCTGACTGTTTAAAGATGTAACTCCTTGCATCTTTTGCCCGTGATCTTTGTTCTTTGTGGGGCTACAGAGAATACATCTTCTATAAAATGAACCTAATCTTGGTCCAGCCACGTATTCGGCATTCTCTTACTTGTTTCTCATATGTTGGTGAAAAAAGCAGGCACTTCAGAGTCTggaagacctggattcaaatttcTTCTCACTACCGACCTTGGAAAGTTCCCTTAATTGTCTCAGGCTCCTTctgtagaacagtgcctggcatttaatgtgtatttttactACTATTGTTATGTTTTAAATCTCCAAAGCGTTTTGGTTCATTTTTCTGGGCTTGGTTCCTTGgggttaatttcctttttaaaaacatactgcACAGTGCTGCGTGTTACTGATTGGATCTCAGTGGAGTGGTTGTGTCATCAACTTGTTTAGACTCAGTTTCTTTTAATGCCACCCAAaatcagctcctttttttttttttttggaaggtgtACTCTATCACATATGCATAGGAAGCCTACCGTCAGCTGAAAATCCCAGCTTTTTTTCTTACACGTTACCGTCAAACCATCCTGTATAGTTGACTCTGTATTATTTCCgtcattttaaatattctacttGCCATGTCTCTTTTAAGTGGGAGAACGCCTTTGTTTCACACAGGTTGGTATCTTAGAGCTAAATAACACTGTATAGTTTCGCGGCAGTTTTATCTATGCAGTCTCATTTGACTCCTCGGAATAACCCTGAGAGGCACATGGTAACCTCATTGTGTTGCTTTGGAAACTGTGGCTTGGAGGTTGCGACTTGCTCGAGGTCATCCCACTGGTAAGCGGAATCAACACTGAAATCAGAGCTCTTATGACACCAGTCTGGTGTTGTGTTgaggaagaaacacagaaaatgagCTCCCAGTCCAGTGGGAGTAATAAGGAAAGTCTTTCCGAAGAAAGTGAATGTCGAGTAGGGTTTCATAAGAGGGGAAAAGGCAAACAATCTGAAGATGAGGCAGTACGGGGTTGAGGTGAGGGGGACTTAGATGCAGGAAAAGGTCTCTGAAGGGTAATTTCTTGGGCCCCTGAGCTAGGCCAGTGGTTCCTGACCTGAGCTGCCCTTCataatcacctgggaagctttttaaaTCTCACCTgctgcagccccacccccagagattccaAGTCAGTAGATCTGAGGTggctctttgtattatttttatacctCTACGTGTTATTCCGATGTATAGCCTCTGTTGCAAACTATTAGGTGTTGGAGAGCACAGCCTAGGGGTTCTTCTTGCGGAGAACTGTTAGGCAGGTAGAattgggaagggagagaggataCAGAGCAGGCAATGGGCTGATATGAGTTCCTGAGAGGAAAATTTCTGATGAAAGGAAAACCCTGCAGGTTTCTAAGCTGGAGGATAACATGTTTTAAGCCTCTGTGATACACCAATAACTTTGAGCTGGGACTCGCCTCGATCCTCTTTCTGAGTCCAATCTCTCTATTCATCGATCTAAACAGGAATCCATCCCTCCACTCTTATTGCACCTTTAACATATTTCTGTGGTTTCACCATCCTCCCCCTTCACTGCTGAGTCTAGCTCTCCATCCTATTTTTGCTCTCCTTGTGCTTGCAGAAATATTACAAAAATTGTGGGCGCTCTCTTCAGAGttttatagactttattttaattcttttttttttttttttttttttttttttaccatgccacgcagcatgcgagatcttagttccccagccagggatggaacccatgccccctgcagtggaagcacagagtcttaaccactggactgccagggaaatccctaatcTTTATTTTCAATCGGCCAGACCAGGTTTTTTCCCGTGCTCATCAGTGTTGAGCTCTAACTGATGGTTGCCAAGCTGGGTTCTGACCTGCGCCATGGAGGGAGAAGACATGAAGGTGGCTCCCAGTTTATTGGGGGAGACAGGTACACACATGGAGACGACTGGATCATTCTTAAAGAGCAGCAGGCCAGATGGATATTGCCCACACCTAGGTCATTATAGCTCTAAGCCCCAGTCCTCCCTCCTAATCCCCTTGGTTCAGAACCTTCCTGCATCTTCTTTGACCTCATTTAGAATTTCTCTCCCATCTCTTTCCCAGTGGCTTCATTCTAGCACCAACAGCTAGACCAGTGTGTAGGTGTTGTTTCAAAGCCGGTGGCAAGGTTCTTTTAGGGCTCTCTGCTTCAGCTACCAACCACCTCACACGGACAATCGGAATTTGATTTCTCTACATTGCTTCGGAAACTCTGGTCTGTTACTGCTGCCATGCCCAACTGTTTCTTCTTTCGTCCTGGAGCTGTGCTCCTTTGGGAAGGAAAATTCAGTCAGGAAAGGATACAGAGCTGGTGAGAGAGATTTTTTACAGTCCCAGTCGTGGTTTGGGTCTGAGGATTCCTGAATCCGGGCCAGGAGCCCGTGttctccctctcccagcctgCTCACTTCATACAAAACCCAGAGTGCCTCCGAAGGCCCAGGGACATCCTTAGTCTGTGGTGTAGTCAGAACTCGGCGCTCCCTCTGTTTGACTCACACCCCTGTCCACATTCGCCACTTCTGCTGTCTCTTTGCCTCTGCGTCCCAGCAGGGAGGAGCCCCGATGCCGCAGTGCCTGCAACCCTTTCCCAAAGGCCCTGCGCACGgctgaagaagagaaatagaaaagcaaGGGGTCCAGACTGGCATTGAGGGAACTCAATAACACGGCTTCTGCCCGCCACTTGGGGCTCACCTTCGTGTGGAACCCCACCAGGTGGGATACGTTGTATGGCCCAAAGCACACCAGGAAATTAAGGAGGGTCACCACAGCCAGCCCCACGGCTCGGCGCCGCCTCTGGGCCCCCACGTGGGGCTGGGTGAGCATGATCCACACAAAGCGCCAGTAGCAGAAGATGGTGACCGCCATGGGGATGAGGAAGAGGACAAGGAACAGCTCCAGCCGCACGGGAATCACCACCTCCAGCTGCTCTGCCGTGAAGTTCTCGTAGCAGATTATGCTACTCTCGTTTGTGAGCCTCTGGGTTGAGTTGAGGTACTGGATGATGATCACTATGGTGCAATGACCAAAGGACAGGATCCAGGAGATCAGAGCAGCAATCACTCCATACACAGGCCGGCGGGACAGCTTGTACCGCACGGGGAAAGCCACTCCCAGGTAGCGCTCGATGCTGATGGCCGCCAGGAGCCACACGCTGCAGTAGATGCTACTGTAGAAGCCAAAACCCGTGACAGCACAGACTAGCTCGGGCAGGGGCCAGATGAAGTCAGACGCGGCATCCACCATCTTGAAaggcagcagcagaagcagcaggaggTCCGCCAGCGTCAGGCTGAGCAGAAGGATGTGGATGGGCGCGGGGTGCGGCTGGCGGACGCGCCCCACAAAGGCCCGCAGCGCCAGGAGGTTGGCAGGGAGACCCGTGAGGAAGATGATGATGTAGGCTGTGAGGATCAAGGAGTTTTCCAAGGTGGGCATGACTGTTCTGGAAGAGGATGAAAAAGGGCAGTGTCAGGAGGACCACCTCACAGCCTGCAGACCCTGGTCGGGCTCAGTCTGTGGACATCCTCCCAGGCACTCTCcctttcccaggccagggctttcTGCTCCCACCACTGCACACACCACCTGCCAGAACCGCTCAGAGCAATTGTTGACTTTGCCTGGGGCCGGATATTAAGCGGTAGCAATTATGTTTGCCATCGTGTGTCTCTGGGGGAGGCCAACCCTTGGCTTCCCAAGGGAATTCCCCCTCCGGTTTTCCTAGCCTGTCTCCTTCTCTTGTCACAGATACAGGAAGTTAGTATTAATCAGTTTCCAGCTTTCCTTAAGGCCTTTCCTCAGCCAGAGACCTGCAGAGAGAAAAGGCAAACCTCACTACAGCAAGGAGGGAGCTGGACAATGTCTCTCAGGAGAGCTCGGGCTGTGAAAACCCAGGCCCCGCGACCCAGTGCTCCTTCCTCCTCAGGACCCTGCCACACGCCCAGGAAGCAGGTGCCCAGCCCCCAATCCATCTCCCtacctcttttccttctcctttttgcAGAACACAAATTCTCCTCCACCTTTCCCTCCCCTGTCCAATTCTGGGACTATACCGAAAAGGACTATACTGAAAAGGGGAGGTAGGGAGGGGCCTCGGGGAGGAAGGGTTAGCCAGCGCTGTCCTCTGGGGCTTGCCCCTCCAACGACTTTAGAGGATATTCAGAAAAGCACATGGGCAGTAACTGGCTCCGGAGCTGGGTGTTTCGACCATAAACAGAGGAACTCTTCTTAATGAGGTAACGGTTTCTGTTTGGTTTGTAGCGCTCACTACCCACACACAGTCTGGGCCCTCCGTCCTCTCTCCCGTCTTAGGGCCTGGCCGGCGATtccttgccccccccccccccaccggctcCCATTTCTGGATGTGATCCTTGCATTCAGTTTCCGACAGATTTCATCCAGCGCCAgccccacccctgtcccccagccccaaCCCGTTTCCCTCCAGTTCCGATCCCGGCATCGCTTCCCAGAGCGCAAGTACTAAGCCAGCTGCCTTGTCTTGCCTTTGTTTCCGGATAGAGGGCTTCTTGGGATTAGTCCTGAAGGAAATCTGAAAGCTTGTGGAAAAGAGGAACAGAGCTTTAGCCGCTGTGACCGCCTATTTCACACAGGAAAAAATTGTAAGGAACCTGGCTGGTAGAAAGCTTTTATACCAGCACTAGTCATGTGACCAGAGAGGAGAAGATCAGTAATTGAGCGCTGTCTCCTCTCGAACCCAGTGAAAAGGGTGCCAGCATCTTTgttctccccccgccccaccccaccaagAGATCCCCACTCTGATTTCCAAACTCAGATTTTCTGTCCttagtttctgaatttttttttcaatcccaaacattttttcccccatttcccAAGTCAGATTATCTcatcttcttctcttttctaggTGATTTCTTCTGTAATTCTACTCAATCTCAGAAAAGAGGTTTTATGcttccttttattcttcaattttcctctttctgtatagtttcctgccctctgcccccaacAGATGTCTTTCGCCCTCCCGGTCGAAACAGATTGCTTTCTCCTAGCCTATGTCTTGTTGGGGTGGAAATAGCGTGGGATTCAGAGTCATGCAGACGTGGGCTCAAATACAAATCCCTCCCTTGTGACCTTGAGGCAGATCAATTTTCTGAACTTTAGTTTCTTTCTCAGTCAAGGGAGGATGGGAATACTTACATCCCAAGACTTCTGTGAGGAGTCCCTGAGATAGCGTATATAAAGCATCCAGGCCAGTGCTCCACACGTAATGGATGCGCATAAGTAGAAGTGGTCCCTCCACCCAAGCCTGCTGGACAGCTTCGTAGAGAGCGAGCCACCTGGTAGAATAGGCTTAGGGCACGGGAATGCCATCTAACTTCGGAAAGCGGCAGGGATTCGGGAGAGCTGGGCCCAACCTCCTAGCCACCCTTGTTCTTTTCTTGCTATTTCTCCCTCTCTGACTTTTGAAACACACACCTGAGGAAACAAAGatacattctagtggagggagataaggaaaaacaagcaaatagGAACAGAGGAGTGATTGCACAGTGACAGACGTTAGGAAGGAAATGAAGCAGAGTGATGACCGGGAGAGCGGCCGTGGTGTGCCGGGGGTCAGAGAGGTACAGCTGAGCTGAACTGACATCTGAGAGGTTGAGCTGAATTTGGTGAAGGGACTGTGTCAGGTCCCGGAAGAAGAGTGGTCTGGGTGGAGGAAGCAGCGAGCACCTTTGCACCTGGGGGGAACAGAAATGCCAGTGTGATTGGAGCGTGGTGGGCCAGGGCGAGACCACGCAGGGCCTTCCTGATGACAGAAAGGAGCTGGGGTTCCATTCATAAGCTGCGTGAAGTCACTTACGGGCCGTAAGAGGGGAGGGACGGTTGAGAGTTGAGAAGCTCACGCCAGCTCTGTGTGAAGCATGGTCTTCAGGGGAATGAAGTTGGAAGCAGAGCGATCAAATAGACGTTCACTGCAGTCATCTAGGGACGGTTGATGACGGCATGGATTCAGGAGAATGTAGCAGTGGAAATAGAGAGGATCCGTTGCGATTTGGGGCAcataactttaaataaataacagtaagTGAAGAACTTCAGAATGCCAGAGAGAATGGAACGCTCCTGGGGAATTAGAGGGAAGATGATTCTAGACCAGTACATCCAAATggactttagattttttttttttttttttgcggtacgcgggcctctcactgttgtggcctctcccgttgcggagcacaggctccggatgcgcaggctcagcagccatagctcacgggcccagccgctccgcggcatgtgggatcttcccacaccggggcgcgaaccctcatcccctgcatcggcaggcggactctcaaccactgcgccaccagggaagccctggactttaGATTTTGTTGCTCCCTTATGCCAGTGCAGTCCAGCCTACTTGCATGTGCGTATTACGCTTTTTGAGCCCCTGGAGTGGCCTTATGATAGTATGAAGGTGACGGTTTATGCCCTTCCCCACTTGCATTCTCTTGTTTTAGCCACCACTTGTCCAGGCTTTCTCTGTCATCCCAATAGTGGTGTCCTCCACCTCTGCAGCCATCTCCAGTGCAGGTGCAGCactgaagaagagaaataaggaaCAGGTCAGTACTAGCATCTAAGGAGTACCCTTCAGACCCTGTCTCTGTTGGCCTCTGTAGTGGGCATCATGGGTTTTTGCCAGGCGCTGCTGGTAACCATACCCCAACCTTCCTCTGCAGAGacccctccctccttcactctCTGTCCACCTGCTGACCGTTATCAGACTGGACTCTTGGCCAATAATATTATACCAGCTGTGGTGGTGGAATAATGGTCCCTCCAAGAGATaaccacatcctaatccctggaacctgtgaatgttacattacatggcaaaaaatttttaaaaaaggattttacAGGTGTGATTAAGAGAattatgatagggcttccctggtggcacagtggtttgagagtccgcctgccgatgcaggggacacgggttcgtgccccggtccgggaagatcccacatgccgaggagcggctgggcccgtgagccacggccgctgagcctgcgcgtccggagcctgt
Coding sequences:
- the FFAR2 gene encoding free fatty acid receptor 2, translating into MPTLENSLILTAYIIIFLTGLPANLLALRAFVGRVRQPHPAPIHILLLSLTLADLLLLLLLPFKMVDAASDFIWPLPELVCAVTGFGFYSSIYCSVWLLAAISIERYLGVAFPVRYKLSRRPVYGVIAALISWILSFGHCTIVIIIQYLNSTQRLTNESSIICYENFTAEQLEVVIPVRLELFLVLFLIPMAVTIFCYWRFVWIMLTQPHVGAQRRRRAVGLAVVTLLNFLVCFGPYNVSHLVGFHTKVSPKWRAEAVLLSSLNASLDPLLFYFSSSAVRRAFGKGLQALRHRGSSLLGRRGKETAEVANVDRGVSQTEGAPSSDYTTD